The following DNA comes from Salvelinus namaycush isolate Seneca chromosome 39, SaNama_1.0, whole genome shotgun sequence.
ccccaggtggtgagggtaggtagcaacacatctgccacgctgatcctcaacactggagctccccaggggtgcgtgttcagtcccctcccgtactccctgttcaccaacgagtgcacggccaggcatgactccaacaccatcattaagtttgcagacgacacaacagtggtaggcctgatcaccgacaatgacgagacagcctatagggaggaggtcagaaacctggccgggtggtgccagaataacaacctatccctcaacgtaaccaagactaaggagatgattgtggactacaggaaaaggaggaccgagcacacccccattctcatcgacggggctgtagtggagcaggttgagagcttcaagttccttggtgtccacatcaacaacaaactaaatcaaatcaaatcaaatgtatttatatagcccttcgtacatcagctgatatctcaaagtgctgtacaggaacccagcctaaaaccccaaacagcaagcaatgcaggtgtagaagcaactagaatggtccaaacacaccaagacagttgtgaagagggcatgacatagcctattctccctcaggaaactaaaaagatttggcatgggtcctgagatcctcaaaaggttctacagctgcaacatcgagagcatcctgactgttgcatcactgcctggtacggcaattgctcggcctctgaccgcaaggcactacagagggtagtgcgtacggcccaggacATCagtggggctaagctgcctgccatccaggacctctacaccaggcagtgtcagaggaaggccctaaaaattgtcaaagaccccagccaccccagtcatagactgttctctctactactgcatggcaatCGGTACCGGAATGCCAAGTTTAGGACCAAAAGTCTTCTTAACAGTTTTTATTCCCAAGCcagaagactcctgaacaggtaatcaaatggctacccggactatttgcattgtgtgcccccccccaacccctctttttacactgctgctactctctgtttatcatatatgcatagtcactttaactatacattcatgtacatactacctcaattgggccgaccaaccagtgctcccgcacattggctaactgggctatctgcattgtgtcccgccacccaccacccgccaacccctcttttacgctactgctactctctgttcatcatatatgcatagtcactttaaccataaatacatgtacatactacctcaatcagcctgactaaccggtgtctgtatgtagacttgctacttttatagcctcgctactgtatatagcctcgctgtcactgtctttttactgttgttttatttctttacttacctattgttcacctaataattttttttgcactattggttagagcctgtaagtaagcatttcactgtaaggtctacacctgttgtattcggcgcacgtgacaaatacgatttgatttgaaaattcaaggcacacttaatcagcatagctaccacagcattctgcagcaatacgccatcccatctggtttgcgcttagtgggactatcatttgtttttcaactggacaatgacccaacacacctcaaggctgtgtaagggctatttgaccaagacggagagttatggagtcctgcatcagatgacctggcctccataatcacccgacctcaaccaattgagatggtttgggatgagttggaccacagagtgaaagaaaagcgctcagcatatgtgggagctccttcaagactgttggaaaagcattccaggtgaaactggttgagagaatgccaagagtgtgcaaagctgtcatcaaggcaaagggtggctactttgaagaatctaaaatcaaaaatatattttgatttatttaacactttttttggttactacatgattccatatgtgttatttcatagttctgatgtcttcactattattctacaatgtagaaaatagtacaaataaagaaaaacccttgaatgagtgggtgtgtccagacttttgactggtactgtatgtcacacTCCCTAACATCCCTCCGATTCAGGGAAACGGAGACATCACTGTACCCACTAATTGGCCTGCTCCTATTAACAAGCAGATGGCCCGAGTAAGCAGGTCATCTGTGTGGAATGGATAATGGTCTAATAGCTATCCTGAAAGCACATTGAAGAGTGGATGGATACTGGGTCAAAGCCTTCCACGGTTCGGTTGACTTCCATGGTTCGCCATGTGAATGCTTAGCTATTTGCATTTTTATCCTTCTGCTTGGATGGTTGGAAAGAATGGACAGTGACAATAGCCTGGGCTAATGTCATCATCAATGCGCACAAATGCAATTTCACCCGTGAGGAGACCACCTCCGGCCATCTTGAGTACAGTAAAAAATGGCAGCTCAATGAAATCACCAAACATCGAACAATAGTATTAGGCTGTGACTGGATGCTTCTGATACTAGCATGATGGATATGGAGTTCTCCAAAGTGGTCCATCTTGAGGACCGAGGAGTCGagacttgatttgatttcatataGTGCTTTGAATGACCATAAAGGGAAACCACCTCTCTGTGTCTGATGCTCGCTCAAGTTAGTCAAGGTTGTTTTTCTCAGTCCTCGAAAGCGTGTTGCCTTCCCGAAAAGAACCCTTCAAGACTAATTAGAATGTGACCAACAAGCCACTAATGGTGCTGCTTTGATGACTTCATTTAAATGCAGCGACAGGTTGGGGGAATTCAGTGTGAGAGCATCTCTGACACTCCAGACACTCCACTCTCACTCTCTGGTTCTGGTTGTGTTAGGCTTTCAGGGCAAATGTTTTAACAGTCTTGCATTAATGAGATACGAGATGTAGAAATATACATGCAGATATAAAAGTGAATATACACTGTTTGTATATTTAACAGTATATTGCACAGTACTCTTAAACCTATAAAAGGGGGCCCTGAAGAGGATTGGCAAGGTATACGAAAAAAGTCCTTCATTTCTGACTTCTAAGAGAAAAAGTCCTTTCCTCACAAAGCTCTAAGGGACTTTCATGTTTATCTGCAAGGAACAACAAGCAAGTGTCCCTTGTTGTTTCAAAGACAAAGTGAAGCAGCGACAGCTGGGAGAGCTTGGCTTGGGGACAGCTACAGGCAAGCAGGCGCCTCTTTAGCATAGCGTAGCTTGTCACAGGATCTGCGGGGATGCAGTGTAGTGTAGCGCTGCTGCCAGGGGCCAAACCTAACCAACGCTGAATAACTAAACCCTCGTACCCATTCAGCCGCACTAGTGTAAAGCACTTACATGAGTCAAATTGGGTCAGGGGTGAAACAAGacgagagtgtatgtgtgtatgtgtgttccaaGTGTTCGTTTGTTTACATTGAAATCATGCTGTGCTTTCACCAGAAAGGGTGAGAACAGAGACAAAAATCTAAAAATATCCCCCGTATATCTCCTTGTACGCTTGCGGAAACCTCATTATAGTCTTATCGTCAAAAATGCACAGCCGCTAATTGAGGTGGCCTGATGTGGTCAGTCTTGGCGGTGGTGATGTACAAACTGTAGACCTCAATCAAAACAAAGCCGGGCCATTCCCATTCTCTCAGCTTACCTCTCATAGGGTGCTTGGAGAATGGGCTTTACTGTGTGGCCCTAAAATAACTTGCAGTTCAAACTAGTCCATAGACGACACACACATCAGTCATAACACCTTCTGTGTGAAGTCCAGTAATCCTCAGAGAGGTGCTCTTCCTTTTGAACTTCCATTCTTTTCCGTTCAGGACAATTGTGTCGTTCTGCAGGATATACCGTATCTGTGACTAGGGAGGGAAGGTCTTGACAAAAGCACTTGAGGACATGCCAGGCTCACATAGAGGCTGGTATCTACTGTCACTTTTGTGGATGACAAAGCAGTCACAGGACATAGAGTTTTTTTGCATCCTTTATCGCTGTGTATTGCAGGTTTTGTTCTGTGGCTCATAATCAATGCCAAAGCATTTAGGCAGAGGAAACCTCCTACGCACAGTCACCGCGGGTGAAATGCTCCGAGAGGAACATCGACTGCCAACAGTCTCGCTCCTCCGGTCCACAGCAGCACCTGCCTCTAATTACACTCAAAGAAACGTAACGATCTTAACGCTCCTCGCCTCATCAGCACCACTTTACCGTTCCCGCCTGCCAATCACCCCGTGCTGCGTGTTGGTGGTGCCCCGAGCAGATTCTCCAAGGCTCCAAGCAGACACGTAGAAATCATGAGAAGTGAGCCGCACACTCCACTCGCAGGGCGTAAACACTTGAGTCGTAAGCCCAAGTCGTGACAAGTGTGAGTAAACCCAATCACCGAGATGCAGATGAGGCTATGGTAAGAGGCTGATTACAACTCGAGGCACATTGTGCATTTTGAAAACTTTGGGTAGTTTTCATTAGCTCTAGGTCACACATTACAACGAGCAATAATGTCTCCAGAATTTATTCTGTAACGCATGTGACTTTATGGCCACAGGGCATCCGTTCAATGAGTAGATTCAGAAATCTTCGAGCTTGAACACTTCGATCAAATGTTCTGAAGCGTACATATTCCCCACTCGTACCGatttcagtcatttcagtcaTTTCAGTGACTTTTGCCCAGGGTCTAAACTGACATTATTCATCCCTCATTTTTACACTGACATCATTTGATTGCCTGTAGGCATGTTGATATCTTCTGGGTTGCTCTGTGTGGATTATGAGGACATTTGAATAAGAATGTTATTGTCTAATTAGAATATCAATGTCCTGGAACATTTGAAACCAGCATGGATGATATCCACATAAGTTGGGCTTGTACCATCATGGCTCggtactaactctaaccctgactCTTTTGTCCCCCAGTTTCTTGGACTTCCCCTGATATTGTTTGATTGCATGGTCGTTCTGTGGGTATTATGATATTATGAGTACACTAACTTCTACCCAGAGCCATAGATAAACCTTTTCACCAGAAGTTCCAGGAAAATCACAGAGTAAGAATGGTATTGCTCTTCTGTCCTCCAGGTTCTTTGTGAACTTCCCATCGGCCAAGCAGTACTTCAGCCAGTTTCAGGACATGGATGACCCAGAGGAGATGGAGCGTAGTGTCCAGCTGAGGCACCACGCCCGCCAGGTGATGGGCGCCATCAACAAGGTGGTGGAGAACCTCCACGACCCAGAAAAGGTGTCCTCTGTTCTTGCTCTGGTGGGCAAGGCGCATGCTGTCAAACACAAGGTGGAGCCTATGTACTTTAAGGTGAGGGCGTGGCTTGTCTGTGTTAATGGTCCATAATGTCCCTCTGAAAGGTTTTGAGTGGAGAGGACTGAAGTTGCGTTGCTCTGTTTCAAGTTGAGGCCAACTGGAAAGGCTTTGAGGGCGCTTTTGTTAGATGAGATTGCTCTCCTccattttttctctcttttttcatCTAGCAATTAGTATTTTTCTTTACATCTTGccatcctcttcctctcacctTTCTCCTCATTGTTTATCTCActttctcccttcctccatctctcagaTCCTGTGTGGTGTACTGCTGGAGGTGTTCTCGGAGGACTTCCCAGAATTCTTCACGGCAGAAGTGCAAATGGTGTGGACCAAACTGATGGGGGCGGTGTACTGGCATGTGACGGGCGCCTACACAGAGGTTGGCTGGGTGCAGCTCTCCAGCTCGGCAGTGTGAGGGGCGATAGCAGGGGAGATTTTTAGGGCTGAGACTGTTCATAGAATATCTTGTTGTGTTCAATTTTTGGGGGAGTCTTTCCCCTCTCCCTGCTGACTCAttgtgtgtactttactgtatagCCACTGAGGTGTTGTCTGTATAGCCCCTGAGGTGTTGTCTGTATAGCCCCTGAGGTGTTGTCTGTATAGCCCCTGAGGTGTTGTCTGTATAGCCCCAGCGGTGTTGTCTGTATAGCCCCAGAGGTGTTGTCTGTATAGCTCCTGAGGTGTTTTCTATATAGCCCCTGCGGTGTTGTCTGTATAGCCCCTGAGGTGTTGTCTGTATAGCCCCTGAGGTATTGTCTGTATAGCCCCTGGGGTGTTGTCTGTATAGCGTACAGTAAGTGAGCGTGTGTATTCTCTATGCCCTCATCCAACACTCATTGTAGTATTGTAACTCTCCAATGTTTTCAAGGGAACTAAAGGCTCCATTTTAGGGAGTTTTGTTGCTCCCTGAAAGTATGCCACTTTGGATTCCCAAACACACCCTGTCTCTTTCCATGCCCATCTCATGCACTATACAAACACACCCATCTGCTAACACCCTGTCCATACGGCAAATGGCTATTTAAATGTATAAACAGTTTCAAAGTGATGGGACAGAGCCACAGGCTGACAGAccactgttaacctgtttggcgtgcaagcccgacgtcggtacacttatgacaacagccacttcaagtgcagggcgcgaaattcaaaagatattttttttaaatatttaactttcacacattaacaagtccaatacagcatatgaaaggtacacatctcgtgaatccagccaacatgtccgatttttaaaatgttttacagggaagacaaaatatgtaaatctattagctaaccacgttagcaaaagactccacttttattactccatcagtttttgactccatcagtagctatcacaaattcggccaaataaagatataaatagccactaaccaagaaacaacctcatcagatgacagtctgataacatatttattgtatagcatatgtttttttcgaaaaatgtgcatatttcaggtataaatcatagtttacattgcagctacattcagaaattgcaccgaaagcagccataatatttacagacaccaacgtcaaatacctaattactcatcataaaatatttctg
Coding sequences within:
- the LOC120033028 gene encoding cytoglobin-2-like, whose amino-acid sequence is MERGERPERAEPLTDAEREIIQNTWVHVYENCEDVGVSVLIRFFVNFPSAKQYFSQFQDMDDPEEMERSVQLRHHARQVMGAINKVVENLHDPEKVSSVLALVGKAHAVKHKVEPMYFKILCGVLLEVFSEDFPEFFTAEVQMVWTKLMGAVYWHVTGAYTEVGWVQLSSSAV